Below is a genomic region from Oceanidesulfovibrio indonesiensis.
GTCCGCCGCCGGACCTGGTGCTGACTTCGCGGGCAGTGGTGAGGTCCGAGACAAAGACACGGCTCAAAATTTATTCGCGAGACAGTTCCTCAGCGCTTTCCGCATCGAGAATGCCGGCGTTGACCGCCGTATTCCTGAGCTCGTCCACATCGATGCCTCGGCCGTCGTCGCTGATTTCTATCCGCACCTGGCCGGCGCCTTGGCGCTCGATTCGTAGGCGCACAACCCCATGCCCGTATTTGCCGGCCGCCGTTCGCTCGGACGGGCTTTCAATGCCGTGGTCCAGGGCGTTGCGCAGGGCGTGCATCAACGGATCGTTCAGCATTTCGAGGATACGACGGTCCACGGCAATTTCGCCGCCTTCTATTTCGCAGACGGCGTCCTTGCCC
It encodes:
- a CDS encoding ATP-binding protein codes for the protein GKDAVCEIEGGEIAVDRRILEMLNDPLMHALRNALDHGIESPSERTAAGKYGHGVVRLRIERQGAGQVRIEISDDGRGIDVDELRNTAVNAGILDAESAEELSRE